One genomic window of Candidatus Nitrospira inopinata includes the following:
- a CDS encoding multidrug efflux RND transporter permease subunit, translated as MISHTFIDRPITASVVSIVIVVMGLLAMRFLPIAQFPEITPPVVQIDADYPGASAEVAAEAVARPIEVTLPGVDNLLYFESTSSNDGHVSIKLTFEIGTDPDMAQVQTQNRQKLAEPQLPPEVVRQGISVKKLSPDLVIVIALKSTDPTHDAVYLSNYATLRLVDDLKRVKGVGDALVFGQQQYSMRIILNPILMARLDLTPSDIINTIREQNRDYPAGTIGREPAPKGTELTIPIITKGRLTDVKEFEELIVRALPDGSLVRLKDVARVELGAQSYSLEGRWNSKPTTFILTFLAPGANALDTVRRTREQMDELAKHFPPGMSYDVPYDTTRFIEISIKEVVKTLGEAMMLVVLVVYLFLQSWRATVIPILAVPVSLIGTFIGLAALGFSINTITLFGMVLAIGIVVDDAIVVVENVERHMREDRLSPKEAAKRAMTEVTTPIISIVLVLVSVFVPVGFIGGVTGALYKEFAATIAISVTVSGFVALTLSPALCAVVLTHHPGERSWFWRFFDRVFGRAQQGYAWSVGKLVARPVLVMLTFGGLVTLSVGLFERLPQSFLPEEDQGYFIVVAQLPDGASKQRTDAVLERVERFFQAIPAVHSTDALSGQNFVFGTRGPNAATMFVPLVLWDERPEPQYHAKAMVGAAYGEFAKIPEALLLAFNPPPIRGVGVVGGFSAQLQDPTGGDFKQFAAVAQQFVERAQQEPAIGRIGTNFRVSSPRLFAHVNRERAKALGIPISDIFDTLQAYFGTFYINDFVKFGRVYHVQTEADEEYRSTPQDLSKVYVRARNARGTYMVPLDTVVTTEFQSGPDPVNHFNGYNTALVLGAAAPGYSSGQALDALDRVAKEVLVPQGYAIDWSNISFQERRAGGQSGQVFAIGLLMVFLVLAAQFESWVVPFAVILAVPFAVFGALTAVWLRGFENDIYFQIGLVTLIGLSAKNAILIVEFANTRYEAGRPLIEAAIEGARLRFRPIIMTSMAFIFGMFPLVIAKGAGAASRQSIGTGVLGGMLSATFLAIFFVPLFYVLLKKLSGRRPQSAPSLSAERTS; from the coding sequence GTGATTTCGCACACGTTCATCGATCGACCGATTACGGCCTCGGTGGTCTCCATCGTGATCGTGGTGATGGGGCTCCTGGCCATGCGATTTCTGCCGATCGCGCAGTTTCCTGAAATCACCCCGCCGGTGGTGCAGATCGACGCCGACTATCCTGGCGCGAGCGCCGAAGTCGCGGCCGAGGCGGTGGCGCGCCCGATCGAAGTCACGCTCCCCGGCGTCGATAATCTGTTGTATTTCGAATCGACCAGCAGCAACGACGGGCACGTCTCGATCAAGCTCACGTTCGAGATCGGGACGGATCCTGACATGGCGCAGGTGCAGACGCAAAATCGGCAGAAGCTGGCCGAGCCGCAGCTTCCGCCCGAAGTGGTCCGGCAGGGCATCTCGGTCAAAAAACTGTCTCCGGACCTGGTGATCGTCATCGCGCTCAAGTCCACCGATCCGACGCACGACGCCGTGTATCTTTCCAACTACGCGACGCTGCGACTCGTCGACGATTTGAAACGGGTCAAAGGCGTCGGCGACGCGCTGGTGTTCGGCCAGCAGCAATACAGCATGCGGATCATCCTGAATCCGATCCTCATGGCGCGGCTTGACCTCACGCCGAGCGACATCATCAACACGATCCGCGAACAGAATCGGGACTATCCGGCGGGAACGATCGGGCGCGAGCCGGCTCCGAAGGGAACGGAACTGACGATTCCCATCATCACCAAGGGACGGCTCACGGACGTCAAAGAATTCGAGGAGCTGATCGTGCGGGCGCTGCCGGACGGCTCGCTCGTCCGGCTCAAGGACGTGGCTCGAGTCGAGTTGGGAGCGCAGTCCTACTCGCTGGAGGGTCGTTGGAACAGCAAACCCACCACGTTCATCTTGACGTTCCTTGCGCCGGGGGCGAACGCGCTCGATACGGTGCGTCGCACGCGCGAGCAGATGGACGAGCTGGCCAAACATTTTCCTCCCGGCATGTCCTACGACGTTCCCTACGACACGACCAGGTTTATCGAGATTTCCATCAAGGAAGTGGTCAAGACGCTGGGCGAGGCGATGATGCTCGTCGTTCTCGTCGTGTATCTGTTTCTCCAGAGTTGGCGCGCCACGGTTATTCCCATCCTGGCCGTGCCGGTTTCGTTGATCGGGACATTCATCGGGTTGGCCGCCCTGGGCTTTTCCATCAACACCATCACGCTGTTCGGCATGGTCTTGGCCATCGGGATCGTCGTCGATGACGCGATCGTGGTCGTGGAGAACGTCGAGCGCCACATGCGGGAGGATCGGCTGTCGCCCAAAGAAGCGGCCAAGCGGGCCATGACCGAAGTGACCACGCCGATCATCTCCATCGTGCTGGTGCTCGTTTCCGTCTTTGTGCCCGTCGGCTTTATCGGCGGAGTGACCGGGGCGCTGTACAAGGAGTTCGCGGCGACGATCGCCATCTCGGTGACGGTCTCGGGGTTCGTGGCCTTGACGTTGAGCCCGGCCCTGTGCGCGGTGGTTCTGACTCACCACCCTGGAGAGCGGAGTTGGTTTTGGCGCTTCTTCGATCGCGTCTTCGGCCGGGCGCAACAGGGATACGCCTGGTCGGTCGGCAAGTTGGTGGCGAGGCCGGTGTTGGTGATGTTGACGTTCGGCGGGCTTGTGACTCTGTCCGTCGGACTGTTTGAGCGGCTTCCGCAAAGTTTCCTGCCGGAGGAAGATCAAGGGTACTTTATCGTGGTGGCGCAATTGCCGGACGGCGCGTCCAAGCAACGCACCGACGCGGTGCTTGAGCGGGTCGAACGGTTCTTCCAGGCGATTCCAGCCGTCCATTCGACGGACGCGCTGTCGGGCCAGAACTTCGTGTTCGGCACCAGGGGGCCCAACGCGGCGACCATGTTCGTGCCGCTGGTGCTGTGGGATGAACGGCCCGAGCCTCAGTATCACGCCAAGGCGATGGTGGGGGCGGCCTATGGCGAGTTCGCGAAGATCCCCGAGGCGTTGCTCCTGGCCTTCAATCCGCCCCCGATTCGCGGCGTGGGCGTGGTCGGAGGGTTCTCGGCTCAATTGCAGGACCCGACCGGGGGCGACTTCAAGCAGTTCGCCGCCGTGGCGCAACAGTTCGTGGAGCGGGCGCAGCAAGAGCCGGCAATCGGACGAATCGGAACCAATTTTCGGGTGTCGTCTCCGCGGCTCTTCGCCCATGTGAATCGCGAGCGGGCGAAGGCGTTGGGCATCCCCATCTCCGATATTTTCGACACGTTGCAAGCGTACTTCGGCACGTTCTACATCAACGACTTCGTCAAATTCGGCCGCGTCTATCACGTCCAGACGGAAGCGGATGAGGAATACCGGTCGACGCCCCAGGACTTGTCGAAAGTTTATGTGCGGGCGCGCAACGCGCGGGGTACCTATATGGTTCCGCTCGATACGGTCGTCACGACCGAATTTCAGAGTGGACCGGACCCGGTCAACCACTTTAACGGTTACAATACCGCGTTGGTGCTGGGAGCCGCCGCGCCTGGCTACAGCTCGGGTCAGGCGCTCGACGCCTTGGATCGGGTCGCCAAGGAGGTGTTGGTTCCACAGGGTTACGCCATCGATTGGAGCAATATTTCGTTCCAGGAGCGGCGGGCCGGGGGACAGTCGGGGCAGGTGTTCGCGATCGGATTGCTGATGGTCTTCCTGGTGTTGGCGGCGCAGTTCGAGAGCTGGGTCGTGCCCTTCGCGGTCATTTTGGCGGTGCCGTTCGCCGTCTTCGGCGCGCTGACGGCGGTGTGGCTGCGAGGATTCGAGAACGACATTTACTTTCAAATCGGTCTGGTGACGCTGATCGGGCTCTCGGCGAAAAACGCGATTCTGATCGTCGAGTTCGCCAATACGAGATATGAAGCGGGGCGACCCTTGATCGAAGCGGCGATCGAGGGGGCCCGTCTCCGGTTCCGGCCGATCATCATGACCTCGATGGCGTTTATCTTCGGCATGTTCCCGCTGGTGATCGCCAAGGGAGCGGGGGCTGCCAGTCGCCAATCGATCGGCACCGGCGTGCTCGGCGGCATGTTGTCCGCCACGTTCTTGGCGATCTTTTTCGTACCGCTGTTTTACGTGTTGCTCAAGAAGCTGAGCGGACGGCGCCCTCAATCGGCGCCGTCACTGTCGGCGGAACGGACATCGTAG
- a CDS encoding efflux RND transporter periplasmic adaptor subunit, with translation MNMPSASVVVVLVGSLLMFAAGCKQEAGSMPAQDIPQVEVITVSTQPVPDEPEFIGQAEASRPVEIRSQVTGILKAVLYREGRDVKKGDRLYQIDPVPFQAAAAAAKAKIAQAEARLVQATQDLARVRPLLAEQAVSQKDVDDAVAQELAARAQLQAAQAELIKAQFDLDNTSITAPINGLIERSRFYEGRLVSAQTDLLTVIHQVDPMYVVVSVPETFILKRKRDIEAKRIQHPGVYKLRGVLTLMDDTVYPQEGVLDLLEPGLRTETGAREVRMTFPNPNRTLLPGQFVKVRFKGDVKSEAILIPQRAVLHSPAGQFVFVVNGEEKIEMRPVMASDWKGTQWLIDQGLKAGDRVVVNGMMRIAPGVPVKAVPAALPAVPPAAPMGSQPSEAPFPASGQG, from the coding sequence ATGAACATGCCGTCCGCATCCGTTGTTGTCGTTCTGGTCGGGAGTCTGCTGATGTTTGCGGCCGGTTGCAAACAGGAAGCCGGCTCGATGCCGGCGCAGGATATTCCGCAGGTCGAGGTTATCACGGTCTCGACGCAGCCCGTTCCGGACGAGCCCGAATTCATCGGCCAGGCGGAGGCGTCGCGACCGGTCGAGATTCGATCGCAGGTGACCGGCATTTTGAAAGCGGTCCTCTATCGAGAGGGGCGCGATGTGAAAAAGGGCGACCGGCTCTATCAAATCGATCCGGTGCCGTTTCAAGCGGCGGCGGCCGCCGCCAAGGCCAAGATCGCGCAAGCGGAAGCGCGATTGGTCCAAGCAACGCAAGATCTTGCCCGCGTCAGGCCGTTGCTGGCGGAGCAGGCCGTGAGCCAAAAAGACGTCGATGACGCGGTGGCGCAGGAGCTGGCCGCGAGGGCGCAGCTTCAAGCCGCGCAAGCCGAGCTCATCAAGGCGCAGTTCGATCTGGACAATACGTCGATTACGGCGCCGATCAACGGACTGATCGAACGGAGCCGCTTTTACGAGGGGCGATTGGTGTCGGCGCAAACCGATTTGCTGACCGTCATTCACCAGGTCGATCCGATGTACGTCGTCGTCAGCGTGCCGGAGACCTTTATCCTGAAACGAAAACGCGATATCGAGGCGAAGCGCATTCAACACCCCGGCGTCTACAAATTGCGGGGCGTGCTCACCTTGATGGACGACACCGTCTATCCCCAAGAGGGCGTGCTGGATCTGTTAGAGCCGGGCCTGCGGACGGAAACGGGGGCCCGTGAGGTCCGGATGACGTTCCCCAATCCCAATCGAACCTTGTTGCCGGGCCAGTTCGTCAAGGTTCGTTTCAAGGGGGACGTCAAGAGCGAAGCCATTCTCATTCCGCAGCGGGCGGTGTTGCACAGTCCGGCGGGCCAATTCGTCTTCGTTGTGAACGGCGAAGAAAAAATCGAAATGCGTCCGGTCATGGCGTCGGATTGGAAAGGGACGCAGTGGCTGATCGATCAGGGATTGAAGGCCGGCGATCGGGTGGTTGTCAACGGCATGATGCGGATCGCGCCGGGCGTGCCGGTCAAGGCCGTGCCAGCCGCGCTTCCTGCCGTGCCCCCCGCCGCACCCATGGGTTCGCAGCCAAGCGAAGCGCCTTTTCCCGCCTCCGGACAAGGGTAA
- a CDS encoding hemerythrin domain-containing protein, with protein MEEEGGRARGPIATYLVEDHRQLDGLLERAVADPDRVDRESYDRFRAGLLRHIGMEEKILLPAIQRWRGGSPWPMAPKLRLDHGAIASLLMPTPTASVIGTLRDILAEHNGVEEGPEGLYATGDELAGAEAEQILARLQAAPDVTVMPHSDTEAVIHTVRRAVEKAGYRFKE; from the coding sequence ATGGAAGAGGAAGGCGGAAGAGCGAGGGGACCCATTGCCACTTACCTCGTGGAAGATCACCGGCAGCTCGACGGGTTGCTTGAGAGGGCCGTTGCCGATCCGGATCGGGTGGACCGTGAATCGTACGACCGATTCCGGGCCGGCCTTCTCCGGCACATCGGCATGGAAGAAAAGATCCTGCTGCCGGCCATCCAGCGATGGCGGGGCGGAAGTCCGTGGCCCATGGCCCCCAAGCTCCGGCTCGATCACGGCGCCATTGCGTCCTTGCTCATGCCGACGCCCACGGCTTCGGTGATCGGCACGCTCCGCGACATCCTTGCCGAGCATAACGGGGTCGAGGAAGGACCGGAGGGATTGTACGCAACGGGCGATGAGTTGGCCGGCGCGGAAGCCGAACAGATTCTGGCCAGACTGCAAGCGGCTCCGGACGTTACCGTGATGCCCCACTCCGATACGGAAGCGGTCATCCATACCGTGCGGCGCGCCGTCGAAAAGGCCGGCTATCGGTTCAAAGAATGA
- a CDS encoding STAS domain-containing protein: MLKITGRYCVGEESISLIVEGRLTGPWVSELDTYWRQLSASQQRTAVIDLSGVTFIDAAGKTLLDRLWREGATLRASGCLTRCIVEEITGKRDAD; the protein is encoded by the coding sequence ATGTTGAAAATTACCGGACGCTATTGTGTCGGTGAAGAATCGATCTCGCTCATTGTCGAGGGGCGCCTCACGGGACCGTGGGTGAGCGAACTCGACACCTACTGGCGTCAGTTGAGCGCGAGTCAGCAGCGGACGGCCGTGATCGATTTATCCGGGGTGACGTTCATCGACGCCGCCGGAAAAACGTTGCTAGATCGACTGTGGCGCGAGGGAGCGACGCTTCGTGCTTCCGGTTGTTTGACTCGGTGCATCGTGGAGGAGATCACGGGAAAGCGCGACGCGGATTGA
- a CDS encoding sigma-54-dependent Fis family transcriptional regulator: protein MPMKRALTSPCEGLAERYQGLLEVTQAIAAQRDLDELCRDLARYLPHVVQVNFAALSLHDPAKNTMRLQTIQANVPADLIGGHEGPVDDSPAGLVWQTQQALLVPDLSQECRWPHVVRCMREDGAQSFCIVPLTTVRRRLGAMGFLSLEKEAYSEADIEFLQLVAKQVAVAVENVLAFKEIAELKDKLAKEKLYLEDEIRLDYNFEKIVGESPALKRVLKQVEIVAPTDSTVLILGETGTGKELIARAIHNLSGRRERTFVKLNCAAIPSGLLESELFGHERGAFTGAITQKIGRFELADGGTLFLDEVGDIPLDLQSKLLRVLQEQEFERLGSTKTTKVNVRLLAATNRDLATMVAEKQFRSDLYYRLNVFPVTLPPLRDRREDIPLLVRYFAQKLARRMDKRIETIPAETMAALSAYSWPGNIRELENLIERAVILSQGPDLYVPLAELTAAASQPVSQPTTLEEAERDHIRRVLEAADWVIGGPAGAAARLGMKRTTLQSKMKKLGISRPS from the coding sequence ATGCCTATGAAGCGCGCGTTGACTTCTCCTTGTGAGGGGCTGGCCGAACGGTACCAAGGCCTGTTGGAAGTGACCCAGGCGATCGCGGCGCAGCGAGATCTCGACGAGCTGTGCCGCGACCTGGCCCGCTATCTCCCCCATGTCGTGCAAGTCAATTTTGCCGCCCTCTCCCTGCACGATCCTGCGAAGAACACCATGCGGTTGCAGACCATTCAAGCGAACGTGCCGGCCGATCTGATTGGAGGCCATGAAGGACCGGTCGATGACAGTCCTGCGGGACTGGTGTGGCAAACGCAGCAGGCGCTCCTCGTGCCCGATCTGTCGCAGGAATGCCGATGGCCCCACGTGGTCAGGTGCATGAGGGAGGATGGGGCCCAATCGTTTTGCATCGTTCCCCTGACCACGGTGAGACGACGGTTGGGCGCCATGGGGTTTCTGAGTCTGGAAAAGGAAGCCTACAGTGAAGCGGACATCGAGTTTCTGCAACTGGTCGCCAAGCAAGTGGCCGTCGCCGTGGAGAACGTGTTGGCGTTCAAAGAGATCGCCGAGCTCAAGGACAAGTTGGCGAAGGAGAAACTGTACCTCGAGGACGAAATTCGGCTCGATTACAACTTCGAGAAAATCGTCGGGGAGAGCCCCGCGCTGAAGCGGGTCTTAAAACAGGTCGAAATCGTCGCGCCGACCGACTCGACCGTGCTCATTCTCGGGGAGACCGGGACGGGCAAAGAACTGATCGCCCGCGCCATCCACAACCTCAGTGGACGGCGGGAGCGGACGTTCGTGAAATTGAACTGTGCGGCCATTCCATCGGGACTCTTGGAGAGTGAATTGTTCGGCCATGAACGAGGTGCTTTCACCGGGGCGATCACTCAAAAGATCGGCCGGTTCGAACTGGCCGACGGCGGTACGCTGTTTTTGGACGAGGTGGGAGATATTCCCCTTGATTTGCAGTCCAAACTGCTGCGGGTGCTGCAAGAACAGGAGTTTGAACGACTCGGCAGCACCAAGACTACCAAGGTCAATGTTCGGCTCTTGGCGGCGACCAACCGAGATCTGGCCACCATGGTCGCCGAGAAACAGTTCAGGAGCGACCTCTATTATCGTCTCAACGTCTTTCCGGTGACACTCCCTCCCCTGCGCGATCGTCGGGAAGACATTCCTTTGCTCGTCCGCTACTTTGCCCAGAAATTGGCCCGTCGGATGGACAAACGGATCGAAACGATTCCCGCCGAGACGATGGCTGCTCTGTCGGCCTACAGTTGGCCGGGCAATATTCGGGAGTTGGAGAATTTGATCGAACGAGCCGTCATTCTCTCCCAGGGCCCCGACCTCTATGTGCCGCTTGCGGAACTGACCGCGGCCGCTTCTCAACCTGTCAGTCAGCCCACCACCTTGGAAGAGGCCGAGCGGGACCATATCCGGCGTGTTCTTGAAGCGGCTGACTGGGTGATCGGCGGGCCTGCCGGGGCCGCCGCGCGATTGGGGATGAAACGGACCACCCTTCAATCCAAGATGAAAAAGCTCGGCATCTCACGGCCTTCTTAA
- a CDS encoding CDGSH iron-sulfur domain-containing protein: MGQPRIAAKEPAVRSLEPGTYYWCSCGRSRDQPFCDGSHQGTEFEPVEFTVTEQKEVALCQCKRTKTPPYCDGTHQTLRRQTL, encoded by the coding sequence ATGGGACAACCCCGCATCGCAGCCAAAGAACCAGCCGTTCGGTCGTTGGAGCCGGGAACCTACTACTGGTGTTCCTGCGGGCGGTCGAGGGATCAACCCTTTTGCGACGGCTCTCACCAAGGAACGGAGTTTGAGCCGGTGGAGTTCACCGTGACGGAGCAGAAAGAGGTGGCCTTGTGTCAGTGCAAGCGCACCAAGACGCCTCCCTATTGCGACGGCACGCACCAGACCCTCAGACGGCAGACGCTCTGA
- a CDS encoding VOC family protein: MKAHYLGHVVFYVKDLERSLAFYRDLLGFKEVGRIFNGLAAALTSGRTHHELLLIQVGEAPGPPVGRRRGLYHIGIKIGDSLAELRAAKNELEAAGIPIDGMSDHTVSQSLYLRDPDGNEVELYVDADESLWKNDPAAVLSPIKPLRL; the protein is encoded by the coding sequence ATGAAAGCGCACTATCTCGGTCATGTCGTGTTCTATGTGAAGGACCTCGAACGGTCGCTGGCCTTTTATCGCGATCTGCTGGGCTTCAAGGAAGTCGGGCGGATCTTCAATGGTCTGGCGGCGGCGCTCACGTCCGGCCGCACGCACCATGAACTGCTGCTGATTCAAGTCGGCGAGGCGCCGGGTCCTCCGGTCGGCCGCCGGCGCGGGCTCTATCACATCGGCATCAAAATCGGCGACAGTCTGGCTGAGTTGCGCGCGGCCAAGAACGAGCTTGAAGCAGCCGGGATCCCCATCGATGGAATGAGCGACCATACGGTCAGCCAGAGCCTCTATCTTCGCGATCCGGACGGGAATGAAGTGGAACTCTACGTGGACGCGGACGAATCGTTGTGGAAGAACGATCCGGCGGCGGTCTTGTCGCCGATCAAACCGTTACGCTTGTAG
- a CDS encoding DsbA family oxidoreductase, producing MTQDPVLIEVYSDVICPWCYVGKRRLERVLQHLAGLVPTTVQWRPFQLNPGMPLDGMDRTAYLEAKFGSREAYRRLEEQVMAAEEEIPFAFDRITVTPNTLLAHRLIWYAGAQGRQDAMVETLFRLYFVEGRDIGRAETLSEAAGQVGLAASEVKEFLGGSEGVDEVCRAEAVGRRLGIRAVPCFVFNGTSMLTGAQPADVLRTAIAAAGKQGAGAVSRRASRICGAS from the coding sequence GTGACGCAGGATCCGGTCCTGATCGAGGTCTATTCCGATGTGATCTGTCCCTGGTGCTATGTGGGGAAACGGCGATTGGAGCGGGTGTTGCAGCATCTCGCCGGCTTGGTGCCGACCACGGTGCAGTGGCGCCCCTTTCAACTGAATCCTGGGATGCCGCTGGATGGAATGGACCGGACGGCGTATCTCGAGGCCAAGTTCGGAAGCCGCGAGGCCTATCGCCGGCTGGAAGAACAGGTGATGGCGGCTGAAGAAGAGATTCCGTTCGCTTTTGACCGGATCACGGTCACGCCGAACACTCTTCTTGCCCACCGCCTGATTTGGTATGCCGGGGCACAGGGCCGGCAAGATGCCATGGTGGAAACGCTCTTTCGTTTGTATTTCGTGGAGGGACGCGATATCGGTCGTGCCGAGACATTGAGCGAAGCAGCAGGACAAGTGGGGCTCGCGGCAAGCGAGGTGAAAGAGTTTCTGGGCGGGAGCGAGGGGGTGGATGAGGTGTGCCGGGCGGAAGCGGTCGGTCGCAGGTTGGGCATCCGAGCGGTTCCTTGTTTTGTCTTCAACGGGACATCTATGCTGACTGGGGCACAGCCGGCGGATGTCTTGCGGACCGCCATTGCCGCGGCCGGCAAACAAGGAGCGGGGGCCGTGTCGAGGCGAGCAAGTCGAATCTGCGGAGCGAGTTGA
- a CDS encoding pirin family protein — translation MVIGTTTYKTVVGLYQPGSTHMVGDGFPVRNLFPSNDLDRAVDPFLMLDYAGPQYFPPTEHPRGVGEHPHRGFETVTILYEGVVAHRDSAGHAGVIGPGDVQWMTAGSGIVHEEMHERSWAKEGGTLHAIQLWVNLPRAHKMTAPNYQTIVKDDIPVVELDYARGHVRVIAGSYEGRRGPARTFTPIELYDVQLAAASRWELTLPEGHSVALFVLSGLLSVNGFEAAGEAELVVCGRDGSRILVESRDLSQILVMSGQPIEEPIARYGPFVMNTKAELAQAVSDYQTGKMGHLS, via the coding sequence ATGGTCATCGGAACGACAACGTACAAAACCGTGGTGGGCCTGTACCAGCCTGGCTCGACGCACATGGTCGGCGATGGATTTCCTGTGCGCAATCTCTTCCCGAGCAACGATCTGGATCGGGCAGTCGATCCCTTCCTGATGCTGGATTACGCCGGGCCCCAATACTTTCCTCCCACTGAGCATCCCCGAGGCGTCGGCGAACATCCGCACCGGGGATTCGAGACGGTCACCATCCTGTATGAAGGAGTCGTGGCGCACCGAGATTCGGCAGGCCATGCCGGTGTAATTGGACCGGGCGACGTCCAATGGATGACGGCCGGCTCGGGAATCGTCCATGAAGAAATGCACGAGCGAAGTTGGGCGAAAGAGGGTGGGACCTTGCATGCCATTCAACTGTGGGTGAATTTGCCAAGAGCCCACAAGATGACGGCGCCCAACTACCAAACGATTGTCAAGGACGACATTCCCGTGGTCGAACTGGATTATGCCAGGGGACATGTGCGCGTGATTGCCGGATCCTATGAAGGACGCCGAGGCCCGGCCCGCACCTTTACGCCCATCGAATTGTACGATGTTCAGCTTGCCGCCGCTTCTCGATGGGAATTGACGTTGCCGGAAGGCCATTCCGTCGCTCTCTTTGTGCTCTCTGGGCTCCTATCGGTCAATGGATTTGAAGCAGCGGGAGAGGCCGAATTGGTGGTCTGTGGGCGGGACGGTTCCCGGATTCTCGTGGAAAGTCGGGACCTCAGCCAGATTCTGGTCATGAGCGGCCAACCGATCGAAGAGCCCATCGCCCGCTACGGGCCCTTCGTCATGAACACGAAGGCCGAGCTGGCGCAGGCTGTCAGCGATTATCAGACGGGCAAAATGGGACATCTGTCGTGA
- a CDS encoding NmrA family NAD(P)-binding protein → MFVLVGATGHTGSAAAETLLRRGQPVRVVVRSADKGAAWKAKGADVAVASYQDIKAMAKAFEGARGVYLLVPPNYQAQAWLEEQRRTMDLAAEALAASGKPHVVFLSSVGAQIAEGTGPIRAARYGEQRLSAIAENITILRPCYFMDNWAPSIGLAKAQGVLPTFIEPSARIPMISTQDIGRIAAEQLLAGGAGKKLLELAGPEDYSPAQVAAELGAILGREITAKLESLSSVVPTFTSFGFSTEAARLFEEMYTSFAKGAIGYERPAEVARGTVTLREALRNMV, encoded by the coding sequence ATGTTCGTCCTTGTTGGAGCAACGGGTCATACCGGTTCAGCGGCTGCGGAGACGTTGTTGCGCCGTGGACAACCGGTTCGCGTGGTGGTGCGGTCGGCTGATAAGGGTGCTGCTTGGAAAGCCAAGGGAGCGGATGTGGCGGTAGCTTCCTATCAGGACATCAAGGCCATGGCAAAGGCGTTTGAAGGGGCAAGGGGCGTCTATCTGTTGGTGCCGCCGAATTATCAGGCGCAAGCGTGGCTCGAGGAGCAGCGGCGCACGATGGATCTGGCGGCGGAGGCCCTGGCCGCGAGCGGCAAGCCTCACGTTGTCTTTCTCTCCTCAGTCGGTGCTCAGATTGCCGAGGGGACCGGCCCCATTCGCGCGGCCCGTTATGGAGAGCAACGATTGAGTGCCATAGCGGAGAATATCACGATCTTGCGGCCCTGCTATTTCATGGACAACTGGGCGCCCAGTATTGGTTTGGCTAAGGCTCAGGGCGTGTTGCCCACATTCATTGAGCCATCCGCCAGGATTCCCATGATTTCGACTCAAGACATCGGTCGCATTGCGGCGGAGCAGCTTCTGGCCGGTGGAGCCGGCAAGAAGCTGCTCGAACTGGCCGGGCCAGAAGACTATAGCCCCGCTCAGGTGGCGGCGGAGCTAGGTGCGATATTGGGACGGGAGATTACGGCGAAGCTTGAATCCTTGAGTTCGGTGGTGCCGACGTTCACATCGTTTGGGTTTTCGACCGAGGCGGCGCGGCTGTTCGAGGAGATGTACACGTCCTTTGCGAAGGGCGCCATCGGCTATGAAAGGCCGGCCGAAGTGGCGCGGGGGACTGTCACCTTGCGGGAGGCCTTGCGGAACATGGTGTGA